One Acanthochromis polyacanthus isolate Apoly-LR-REF ecotype Palm Island chromosome 6, KAUST_Apoly_ChrSc, whole genome shotgun sequence DNA segment encodes these proteins:
- the LOC110949796 gene encoding EMILIN-3, whose amino-acid sequence MRTKRCQLLAQFFLLGVLISVVDSKGTFYGGHVNPFYGSRYNLYKAGLNPHYSPNKPMTRHKNFCAYVVQKNITCTMQDGVATYVKAEYTTKCIWGQKCPVVMYRTFYKPKYKVGFKTVTELEWRCCPGNSGENCHDGPTSLPDVMMPPFKGAGLPHRPGMKGFPHGPRPPVDQKPGGGQLEPGKPFPGVPDHRPIPTGQLPAGNGKPNYGTKFGISGVTGERLDRMEEDLRRLTQGLDTLNGVVAGLEERLRTSLREDTNKLLVSLLPNAPRGSDSTVGFGVIPDGTPDGLEGGERFTGFGDLAGRVTEVRDELRAKTHMIEEIQGMVLGHDGQLKRLLEGAIGRPIPGPGSTSHLDEILDAKLAGVRAEILDGFERRLTGLENHCDQKIGEVQRQCHRDHMDGQEQMQQSLDGRETGLREELGSLQAQIQGLTLTESCCGQVNSLSQRVLLLEDSVKGLTESQRQLQTALTDQSIHIETLIETRLVDIEGRLNATSGGPDGVEGLPGDLDGFKTMLEDKLKTLEERVFVAVEELSNATAPALLEGQVVPALETEIESVRRRVEGDLSGIQKQLIDLELLCTSSCAPSAPPAGGVTGTEIVEECEGMDKKMTDRLDSHSDQLDRLNNTLQNLLFRIAQEETEGTVQGEITLLKVNINSVNRTLKGLKDSISFIAGEVGHANATWEQREHQLVNQVQGITKLMGHQASLLGAGERRLAQLKGELVALKRQLAGELRGCRTTAIEVQKEVKDVDSRVSQVEGQCNSLGELAEHLERIRAELEKHSDSYLSEVNGTLTIHSEQLAELKNEVKDCVAREAANQKGDQ is encoded by the exons AAATTTCTGTGCCTACGTGGTCCAGAAGAACATCACATGCACCATGCAGGACGGAGTGGCGACCTATGTGAAGGCTGAGTATACCACCAAATGCATCTGGGGTCAGAAATGTCCTGTTGTCAT GTACAGGACATTCTACAAGCCAAAGTACAAAGTGGGTTTTAAAACGGTGACTGAGCTCGAGTGGAGATGTTGCCCTGGCAACTCTGGAGAAAACTGCCATGATGGACCTACTTCACTGCCTGATGTCATGATGCCACCGTTTAAGGGTGCAGGTCTTCCCCATCGCCCAGGAATGAAGGGCTTCCCCCATGGCCCTAGACCCCCAGTGGATCAGAAACCTGGAGGAGGCCAACTGGAGCCAGGCAAACCCTTCCCCGGTGTGCCTGACCACAGACCGATACCCACGGGACAACTGCCTGCTGGGAATGGAAAACCAAACTATG GAACCAAATTTGGAATTTCAGGAGTGACTGGCGAACGTTTAGACCGTATGGAGGAGGACTTGCGTCGCCTCACCCAGGGCCTCGACACTCTCAACGGGGTGGTGGCTGGTCTTGAGGAGCGATTGCGTACATCCCTCCGGGAAGACACCAATAAACTCCTGGTGTCCTTGCTGCCCAATGCTCCCCGTGGGTCTGACTCCACTGTAGGATTTGGGGTGATCCCAGATGGGACTCCTGATGGGCTGGAAGGAGGGGAAAGATTCACTGGATTTGGAGATTTAGCTGGAAGAGTGACGGAAGTGAGGGATGAGCTGCGAGCCAAGACTCACATGATTGAGGAGATTCAG GGGATGGTCCTGGGTCATGATGGCCAGCTGAAGAGGCTGTTGGAGGGAGCCATAGGCAGGCCCATCCCTGGCCCTGGCAGTACTTCTCATCTGGATGAAATCTTAGATGCCAAGCTGGCTGGGGTGAGGGCTGAGATCCTGGATGGCTTCGAGCGCCGTCTGACTGGCTTGGAGAACCACTGTGATCAGAAGATCGGAGAAGTGCAGAGGCAGTGCCACAGGGATCATATGGACGGCCAGGAGCAGATGCAGCAATCTCTGGATGGCAGAGAAACCGGGCTCAGGGAGGAATTGGGTTCTTTGCAAGCTCAGATTCAGGGTCTAACTCTGACTGAGAGTTGCTGTGGACAG gTGAACAGTTTATCTCAAcgtgtgctgctgctggaggactCAGTCAAAGGTTTGACAGAATCTCAGAGGCAGCTCCAGACGGCCCTCACTGATCAGAGCATCCACATAGAGACCCTAATCGAGACCCGCTTGGTGGACATAGAGGGCCGACTCAATGCCACCAGTGGAGGACCTGATGGGGTGGAAGGGCTTCCTGGTGATCTCGATGGCTTCAAGACAATGCTGGAAGACAAGCTGAAGACCCTGGAGGAGAGAGTGTTTGTGGCCGTGGAGGAGCTGAGTAATGCCACTGCGCCGGCTCTGTTGGAAGGTCAGGTAGTCCCGGCGCTGGAGACGGAGATAGAGTCTGTCAGGAGACGAGTTGAGGGAGACCTGAGTGGAATTCAGAAGCAGCTCATAGACCTGGAGCTCCTCTGCACCTCTTCTTGCGCACCTTCTGCACCACCAGCAGGGGGCGTCACTGGTACTGAAATAGTAGAGGAGTGTGAGGGGATGGATAAGAAGATGACAGACCGTCTGGACTCTCATTCTGACCAGCTGGACCGACTAAACAACACCCTGCAGAACCTACTCTTCCGGATCGcccaggaggagacagagggcaCCGTGCAAGGAGAGATCACACTGCTAAAGGTCAACATCAACTCTGTGAACCGCACTCTGAAGGGCCTAAAGGACTCCATTAGCTTCATTGCAGGTGAAGTGGGCCACGCTAATGCCACATGGGAGCAGAGGGAGCACCAGCTAGTCAACCAGGTGCAGGGAATCACCAAACTAATGGGCCACCAAGCCTCCCTCCTCGGAGCTGGAGAGAGGCGACTTGCCCAGCTGAAGGGAGAGCTGGTGGCCTTGAAGAGACAGTTGGCCGGGGAGCTGAGAGGCTGCCGCACCACAGCAATAGAGGTGCAGAAGGAGGTGAAGGACGTTGACAGCAGGGTGAGCCAGGTAGAGGGCCAGTGCAACAGTTTGGGAGAGCTGGCAGAGCACCTGGAGAGGATCAGGGCAGAACTTGAGAAACACTCTGACTCCTACTTGTCCGAGGTGAACGGCACCCTGACCATCCATTCAGAACAGCTAGCTGAGCTAAAGAATGAGGTCAAAGACTGCGTGGCTAGAGAAGCAGCAAACCAAAAAGGAGACCAGTAG